Genomic DNA from Streptomyces venezuelae:
TTGCGGACGACCGCCTTCTCGGCGTGCAGGGTCACCTCGGCCTCGGCCTCGCCGATGGTCGCGCGCGTGCCGTCGCCCTCGCGGATGGGCTCGCGGACGACGCGGACCTCCTCGTGCGACAGCGGCACGGACGTCTTGACGTCCTCGGTGACGACGACCTTGCGCAGCCGCGCCTGTCCGACCACTTCCTCTTCCGTGCCGACGCGCAGCCGCTCCTCGGAGCGGATCATCTCGTCGGACTTGCTGTCGTCGCGCCCCGTCGAGCGGCTCGCGGCACCCGCTCCGACCATGCCCGCGCCCGCTCCCGCACCCGCCATGCCCTCGCGCTCACGCATGCCCTCACGGCCACGCATCCCGGCGGCCGGCGCACGACCGGCCGCGCCGCGGGTGGTCGACTCGGGCCGGGTCAGCCCGTAGTGGGCGTAGAGCTCGTGCTCCTCGCCCGGCTCGATGTGCTGGTCGGCGTCGATGCGGGGAGCGTCCTTGACGGCTTCCTTGGTCGTCGCCACGTGCAGCTGGTCGTCCTGGCGGCGGGCCCCGGCGAGCGGGACGAAGCTCTGCTTCATGCCGAAGAGACCGGTCTTGACGGTGACCCACTCGGGGCGGCCGCTGCGGTCGTCGAGATAGACCTGCTCGACGCTGCCGATCTTCTCGCCGGTGCGGTCGTAGGCCGTCAGGCCCGTGAGCCCGTCGGGGTTGGTGAAGCCTTCGCCCTGCGTCATGGGTGATCACTCCCTCGGAGCGCGCGACGGGCGATGTCGTTACTCGCCACGGCAGACGCGCGCTTCCCCTCCATCGCGCTCCGCCACACGGCACACCGCAACCAGGAAAGTGACGGAACGTACACGCAGCGCGCCGCGAACCCGCTTCGACGGCACGCCTGGGGCGATCGGCGCGATCTGGCCGCCGAGCGGCCGGTTAGCCCATTCGAGGTAACGCGGCGGAGCCCCCCACCACTGGATGGTGAGGGGCTCCGCCGCTGTACGACCCGGTGGGCGCGGACGGTTTCGAACCGCCGACATCCTCCTTGTAAGGGAGGCGCTCTACCCCTGAGCTACGCGCCCGGGAACGAGTGGACAGCCTACCTTGCCGCAGGCCGTGCCCCGCAAACCCCTTTTGCGTCGTCGGCGGGCGGGGCGACGGGAGGGCGGCGTTCGGGGGTTAACCCCACCTGGATCCGGTGGCGGCCCGGATCCTCCCGGCTCGGAGTGTTCCGTAGAGTCTGTCGGAGAGAGCAAGATCATCTCCAGGGGGAGTCCGTCATGGCCGCTGTCCGCACCCGACGTCCGCGCGACGCCCGTCGCCCACGCGCCGCCCGCGCCCTCGCCGCCGTCGGCGGAACCGTGGCCGTCGTCCTGCTCGTCGGGGCGTGCGGGGCGGACGCCGACGACGACACGGAGCCGGAGCAGCGGACGTTCACGCAGGCGGGCAAGACGCTGACCGTCGAGTCCAGCGACTCGTCGCTGGAGCTGGTCCCCGCGGGGCCGGGCGCCAAGGGCGTGAAGGTGACCCGATGGTTCCACGGCGAGACCGTGCTCGGTGGCGACCCCAAGGTGACGTGGGAGATGGACGGCGACCGGCTCAAGCTGGGCATGTCGTGCTCCGGCATCATCGCCAACTGCTCGGCGAAGCACCGCGTGGAGGTGCCCCGCGGGGTCTCCGTCAACGTCGAGAACAAGGATGGCCGGGTCACGGCGAGCGGGTTCCGGGACGCCATGAAGGTGCGTTCGCGGGACGGTTCCGTCACCGTCAAGGACGCACGCGCCGCGCTCGACCTGCACAGTTCCGACGGGGCCATCACCGTCGAGGGGGTCACGGGGGCCCTGGACCTGCGCAGCTCCGACGGGTCCGTCACCGCGCGCGACGTGACGTCCCGGCGCGTGGGCGTCGACGCCAGGGACGGGTCCGTGCGGCTGGAGCTGGCCGCCGTGCCGGACCGCGTCGAGGCCCGCAGCAAGGACGGTTCCGTCGACATCGCGGTGCCGGGCTCGAAGGACGGTGAGCGCGTCCGGTACGACGTGCGGACCGAGACCTCCGACAGCGCCGTCGACGTGTCGGTGCCCAAGGACGACAGCAGCCCCCACCACGTCTCCGTCCACAGCGCCGACGGCAAAGTCACGGTGCGCAGCGCGAACTAACGGGCCCGTGTATTCGTCCTTAACCGGTGGGAGAATGTGACACCGGGCAGGGCGGATGACAGCACGGGAGAGGGATAGTGACGGCGACACCTTCGCAGCCGTACACACCGGACAGCAGAGCAGGGGTCGGGAGCGCGCCGGGCACGGGCAGGGCACAGGGGGCGGCCGGGGTTTCCGCGGCTCGGGCCCCCCGTCCTTTCCGTAGGCGCGCACGCCGCGGCCCCCTGCACGACACCCTCGCTCTCGTCACCGCCGTCACCCTCTCCCTGCCCCTGCTCGCCCTCGCCGTCCCGGCCGCCTTCGCGGGCGGCGGCACCCGGCGCTGGTTCGGCGGGCGCGGCGAGAGTCTGCGGGCCGAGGCGCAGGCCGCGAAGGACGCCGCCGCCGCGGCCTTCTACGAACTGGACACCGCCCAGCGCGACCTCCGCATCTCCATCGAGACGATCGTCGCCGTCGACTCGTCGCCCGCGGCCCGGCGCGCCGTCTCCGACTTCGAGGCGATCGGGCACCGCATCGACGAGGTCAGCCACCAGTACATCAGCGCGGTGGACGCCCACGACCTGGACCGGGACGACCTGGAGTCCTCCGTCGCCGCCCGCGCGAGGACCGAGCTCACCGCCGCGAAGACGGAGCTGGGCAAGGCCAAGCAGGACCTGGAGCGCTTCCAGCAGGGCCTCGGGCCGCTCCTCGACAAGGCGGAGACACAACTCGCCCGGCTCGCACCCGCGGTGGAGCGGGCCCGCCAGACGCTGCTCGCCGCGAGCAACGCGCTCGACTCCGTGCGTGCGGCCGGTCTCAAGGCCGACGACCTCGCCGCTCGCCTCGCGGCCCTCGGCCGCGAACTGACCAAGCTCAACCAGGGCGCGGGCCGCCATGGCGTACCGGAGACGCTGCAGCGCGCCGACCGCGTCCTGCGCGACGCGGAGTCCGTGCGTGCCGAGGCCGAGCGCCTGCCCGAGCGGGCCGCCGAGATCGACCGGCGCCTGGTCTCGCTGCGCACCCGTGCGCAGGCCCTCACAACCCGTACGGGCCAGGTGGATCCGGTCCTCAGCGAGCTGCGGCGCCGGTTCACCGCCGCGTGCTGGCAGGACCTGCAGCACGTCCCCGACCAGGCCGCGGAGAACGTGCGCCAGGCCGAGGCCAAGCTGAAGGAGGCCCAGCAGGCGCGCGACGAGCAGCGCTGGCCCGACGCGACCTCGCGCCTCTCCACGGTCCGGGCACTCCTGAACACCACGGACGAGGCGGTCTCCGCGGCGGGCGACCGCCTGCAGCGGCTCAACGCGGTGTCGAAGGACCCGCAGCAGGAGATCGAGCGCACCCGCTTCGCGATCCGGGACGCGCAGCGCCTGGCGATGGCGGGCCGCCAGACACCCGAGCAGCGCCACGCCCGCCCGCTCGACGAGTCCGTGGCCCGCCTGGACCGTGCGGTCGCGTCCCTGGAGGGCCGCCACCCCGACTACTGGCACTTCCTGACCGAGACCGAGGCGGTCCGCACGACCGTGGCACGCGTGGTCGCGCAGATACGGGAGGAGCGGGGGCAGGGCGCCTGACGGCGCCGGACCTCCGCGCGCCACTCCCCGCACATTTGGCAGCGTCCCTCGGGTGCGGGTCCGTCGGGGCTGGTCGCGCAGTTCCCCGCGCCCCTTGACGGCACCTGGCGCCCCGCCCCCGTCTCGCTGAGGCCCCGCAGCCCTGGGGCCGTCCCTCGGGTGCGGGTCCGTCGTGGCTGATCGCGCAGTTCCCCGCGCCCCTTGACGGCACCTGGCGCCCCGCCCCCGTCTCGCTCAGGCCCCGCACGACTGCGTGCCGTCGCCCACCGGCGGGCTTGCCACCCGGGTCGTTCCGCCGCAAACGGCTGTGCGAATGTGGGCAGATGTTCGACTCTGCCCCGTCCTCTCCGTCCTCTCCGTCCTCCCCTCCCTCGCCTTCCTCGCCGTCCTTCCTCGCGGCTCTCCGGGCGCGGCGGCTCGTCGCCATTGTGCGCGGGTCCGACCCCGACGCCTCCTTCCGTACGGTGATGACGCTGGTGGAGTCCGGCGTTCCCCTCGTCGAGGTCTCCCTCAGCGGTGCCGACGCGCCCGGCGTGCTGCGGCGGGCGCGAGCGGAGCTGGGTGCGGACGCGTGGCTCGGCGCGGGTACGGTCCTCACCGCCGACGACGCGCACCGCGCGGCCGACGCGGGTGCGAACCTCATCGTCACGCCCGGTCTCGGCGCGGGCGTCGACGAGGCCGTCCGCCTCGGCCTGCCCGTGCTCGGCGGCGTCCTCACGCCCACCGACGTCATCGCGGCCCGCACGGCGGCGGTGACGGCGCTGAAGATCTTCCCCGCGTCGGCGATGGGTGGCCCCACCTATCTCAAGGCGTTGCGCGCCCCGTTCCCGGACGTCCCGTTCGTGCCGGTCGGCGGCGTCGACGCGGTGGCCGCGGAGGCGTACCTGGAGCTCGGCGCGGTCGCGGTGGGCGTCGGCTCACCGCTGATCGGCGACGCGGCCGACGGCGGCGACCTGGACGGGCTGCGCGGGCGGGCGGCGGAGTTCGTACGGGTGACGGAGGAGGCGGCGACCCGATGAGCAACGCGCCCGACGTCCTCACTTTCGGCGAGACCATGGTCGCCCTGCGCGGCAACGGCCCCCTGAAGCTGGGCGGTTCCATGGACGTGTCGGTGGCCGGCGCCGAGAGCAACGTCGCCATCGGCCTGTCGCGCCTCGGCCACGCCGTGCGCTGGTCGGGGGCGGTCGGTGACGACGAGGCCGGTGAGCTGGTGCTGCGCACGCTGCGCGCGGAGGGCGTCGACGTCGGCGCCGCGACGCGGGATCCGTCGGCGCCGACGGGGCTGCTCCTCTTCGAGCCCCGGCTGCCCGACGTGACCCGCGTGCACTACTACCGGGCGGGCTCGGCGGGCTCGCGGCTGACGCCCGACGCCGTGGACGCGGCGTTCGCGGCGGGGGCGCCGCGCGTCCTGCACCTCACGGGCATCACCCCGGCCCTCGGCCCGTCGGCGGCGGAGGCGTGCCGACGGGCCCTGCGGCTCGCCCGCGACCACGGCACGCAGGTCTGCCTGGACGTCAACTTCCGTTCACGTCTGTGGAGTTCCGACGAGGCGTCGGCGGAGCTGTGCGGGTGGCTCCCCCACGTCGACGTACTCATCGCCTCCGACGACGAACTCCCCCTGTGCCTCCCGTCCGCCAGAACGGCCTCCCCCGAGCCGGAGAAGACCCTCCTGGCCGGGGGAATCCGCGAACTCGTGGTCAAGCTCGGCTCCCGGGGCGCCACCGTCCACACGGCCGACAACACGCTGCACTCCCCCGCGCGGCAGGTCCACGCGGTGGACGCGGTAGGGGCGGGCGACGCGTTCGTCGCCGGTTACTTGTCGGCGCTGCTCGACGGCGCGGACGTGGCGACCCGCCTGGACCGCGCCATCACGACGGGCGCGTTCGCGGTGGCCTCCCGAGGCGACTGGGAGGGAGCCCCCACGAGAGCGGAACTACGGCTGCTGTCCGCGGACCCGGGAACCGTGGTCCGCTGACAGCGGGGTCACGGCTGCGGCGCAGGCCGCGGTGGACCGCTCAGGGGCGCGGGGAACCCGGCGACCATCCCCCACGCACCCGCAGCTCACCGACTCAGCCGCAGCATCCACCCCCACAGCATCCGCCCCCGCCCGCCGCAGGCGAGGGCGACGACGACGCCGAACCCCCCACCGCCACCGTCGACAGAAGCTTCACCGTGTCCCCGTGCCCCGCGGGGCACGTCGCCGGAGCGGAGGACTCCGCCATCGGACGCGACAGCTCGAACGTGTCACCACAGGACCGGCACCGGTACTCATAACGAGGCATGGCCCCAGGCTACTGGGGCCTCACCGCAGAGAGGAACGCCCCGGCGATCTTCTCCCCCGCCGCGATCCCCCGCTCCGGCAGCACCGTGAGCCCCGCCGCCACGAACCCCGTGTCCGCGAGCTCCCCGTGTCCCGGCCTCCAGGACCGGTCCGCCGCGAGGAGCAGGTCCGCGTCGAGCAGCGAGTCGCCCGCGGCGAGGATCTCGTCCGCCCCGGCCCGCCGCGCGACCTCCCGCACGGCCGCGCTCTTGGTGAGCGGCTTCGGTACGGCGTACAGCTTGCGGCCCTGCAGCGAGACCGTCCAGCCGCGCTCCTCCGCCCAGACGGCGAGCTCCTTGACCCACTCCTCGGGCAGCAGTGCCCGTTCGACGACGAGGTACGCGAAGAGGTCCTCGGCGACGCGTTCCTTGAGGAGCCACGCCGGGTCGGCGGTCCGCACCAGATGGCCGCGGACCTCGTCGAGCGTCGCGCACTCCGCGGCGAGGCGGCGGGCGACGGTCGCCTGCCAGTCGGGGTCGGACACGCCGTCGACGAGCAGGTGCCCGCCGTTGGCGCAGACCGCGAACTTCGGCGCGGGGCCGGGGAGGTGGATGCGCCCGTACTGTTCGCGCGTGCGCGTCGTGGTCGGCACGAAGACGCCCGTGCGGGCCAGCTCCGCCAGCAGTCCTGCGGCGGTCTCGGTGACGTACGACAGCGGTTTGCCCTCGTACACCTCGACGCACAGCAGCCGCGGCGCCTGCGCGTCCGGCATGGTCAGGCCGAGCGCGGCGGTGGAGTAGATGAGGGTGCGGTCGAGGTCGCTGGCGACAACAGTTGTCGGGGTCGGGGTCATCGGGACGACACCGCCTTGCCGTCCGCGCCCGTCGCACCGCGCGTGTACTGGGGGTGGATCAACCCGACGCAGGTGTAAGGGAGTTCGTCGACCTCCTCGACCGGCACGCCTCGCTGCTCGGCGAGCAGGCGCACGTGGTCGAGGTCCGCGCCCGCGCCCTTGCGGGCCAGGATCTTCCAGGGCACGCGGCGCAGCAGCACGCGCGTCGTCTCGCCGACGCCCGGCTTGACGAGGTTCACGTCGTGGATACCGTACTCCTCGCTGATCCGCTCGACCGCCGCCCAGCCCTCCCAGGTCGGCGCGCGGTCGGCCGAGAGCAGCTCCTTGACGCGTACGTCCACCGCGTCCGCGACCTCGTCGAAGCGCGCGGCGACCGCGTCGACGAAGTGCCGGGACACGTCGGCGTCGGCGAGCTCGCGGTAGAACTTGCCGCCGTGGAAGTCGTCGGGGCCGACCAGGTCGGCGCGGAGGACGGTACGCGAGATCAGGCCGGAGACCGTGGAGTTGAGGCAGGCGGAGGGGATGAGGAAGTCCTCGCGGGTGCCGTAGGTGCGGACACACGAGCCGGGGTCGGCGAGCACGGCGATCTCGGGGCTGAAGCCGGCGGGACCGCCCGCGGCCTCGAACTCCCGCACCGCGTCCGCGAGTTCACGGGTGATCGCGCCCTTGCCGGTCCACCCGTCGACGAAGACGATGTCGGCCGGGTCGTGGTGGGCGGCGAGCCAGCGCAGGGCGTTGGCGTCGATGCCGCGGCCGCGGACGATCGACACGGCGTAGTGCGGCAGGTCGAGGCCGTGCCGGTGCGCGGCCCAGCGGCGCATCAGGACGCCGACGGGCGTGCCCGCGCGGGCCAGGGAGACCAGGACCGGGCGCGGCGACCGCTCGGCGAGGACCGTCTCGGTGACCGTGCCGACGGCGTGCGCGATGCGCGCGGCCGAGGTGTCGAGCGCGGCGTGGAACAGCTCCTGGTAGCGCTCGCTCGGCTGGTACTCGACGGGCAGCGACTCGGCGTAGTGCGCGCCACCGCTCTGTATCGCCTCCTCGCGTTCCTCCGTGGGCGCTTCGAGCGTCACGTCCGAGAGGTCCTGGAGCAGCCAGCCGACGTCTTCGGGGGCGTACGAGGAGAAGGCGGGGCCACGGAGTGGCTCGGGAAGCATGCGGGACCTTTCGGAGACGTGCTCAGGTGCGCACTCAGGTGTGTACGACGGGACCACGGCCAGCAGGACGTGTCCGGTGTGTGCGGCGAGCTGCGCCAACAGCCCGTCCGGGGCGTGCAGTTCGGGCGTGTCGGCGACCGAGTCCACGACCACGACGACCGCGTCGAAGCCGGCGCCCGCGACGTTGTAGGCGTACCGCGTGCCGGGCCCGTCGGCGGGATCGTCGTGCGCGGGGAAGGCGAGGCGGGTGCGGATCGCGTAGCCGGGGTCGTCCACGGCGAGGACGGGTGAGCGGGTCGTGGTGGAGAACCGCACCTCCGCGCCGGTACGCCGCTCCAGCTCGACGCCGAGCGCCAGCGGCGCGTACATGAGCTCTTCGAAGCCGAGGACGAGTACGCGACCGCTGCGCGCGCTCTCCGGCAGCGCGTCCGCGATCCGGGCGGCCATGCCGGGCAGCGCCGCGTCGAGGGCCGCGCGGTGCGCGGGCGTGAAGCCGTGCCGCCCGCCGTCGGGGACACCCGCGGGCCAGCCGAGCTCGACACGGCCGACGCGGTCGACGTGACCGATCGGGCCGCGCCCCTGCCGGGGCTGCGGGAGGGGCAGCGCGGCAGCGTCCTCGTGACCCGCGTGGCCCTCGTGCTCGGCGACCAGCGCCTGCCCCTTCTCCAGGACGCCGTCGGGCAGCCGCACCGTGCCGGACGCGGCCGCGACGAGGTCGACGTGCGCGCCGATCTCGCGGGCGAAGCCGTCGAGCCGCCCCTGGTCCTCCGGCGAGCGCATGTCGACGAGCGCCACGATGACGTACCGCTCGCGCGGGAAGCGCTCGTGGAGGGCGCGGACGGTGTTCAGGACGGTGTTGCCCGTGGAGAACTCGTCGTCGACGAGGACGAGCGGGCCGTCCCCGGCGAGCAGCCGGGGATCCTCGGGCAGCAGCAGGTGCGACGTGGCGTGCGAGTGGGACTCCTCGAAGCCGCCCGCGCGCGCGACACCCTCGACGGGGCGCCGGGTGGAGTGCAGGTAGGGCGCGAGGGCGACGCCGTCGGCGACGGCGTGGCCGAGGCCCGTCGCGGTCTCCGCGTAGCCGAGGACGACGGCGCGCCCGGCCTCCTCGTCGCCGAGGAGGTTCCGCACCCGGACGCCGAGGTCGTGCCCGGCCGCGTACACGACCGACGGGAGCTGCGGGACGTGCTTGCCCAGGACGTTCGACACCAGCAGGTGGGCCCGCTTGGGGTTGCGGCGCAGGGCGAGGCCGAGCATGCCGCGCAGCGCGTCGTCGCCGTCGAGGACGACGCCGAGCCGCTCGGCGACCCAGCTCCCCGACCACACCGGCGCGTCCGGCACCGCGTTCCCGTCCTCGTTGTTCTCGTTCTCGTTCTCAGATATGTGCGTCATGTCCCTCTTGTTCATCAGCCGGGCAGCCCGGCCGTCAACAGCTCCACGAAGCCGACGTCCTCCCTGGCGACGCCGAAGACCTCGGCGCGGCGCAGGGTCCGCTCGGCCCAGGCGCGGTGCGGCTTCACCTCGTTCATCTTGTTCGTGTACGAGGAGCGCAGGACCCCGCCGCCGCCCCGCTCCGGGCGCAGGATGTCCTCGGCGTCGCTGAACTCCTCGTGACTGACCACGGAGAGCGCGTGCACGGGCAGCACGTGGGAGGGGTGGATGCAGGTCTTGCCGAGCAGACCGTTGGCGCGGTCGAGCTCGATCTCGCGGAGCAGGCCGTCCATGTCGTGCTCGATGAGGGCCTGGCGGAGTTCCTCGGCGCGGCTCTCCAGAAAGGGGCTGCGGCGCAGCTGCGGCTTGAACATCCGCTCCTGTACGCGGAAGTACTCCCAGACCGGTCCCGTCACGGTGAAGCCGGTGCCGTCGGCCCTGCCGAGGACGTTGACGACGTCGGCGATGACGGAGGCGACGATCTGCACGTCGTACGCGGTCATGTCCGGCGGCCTGCGCAGTCCGTACGCCGAGCAGAAGTCGGTGACGCCGAGGCGCAGCGCGAGGATGCGGTCGCGGTACTTGTCGACGGTGCGGGCTATGCCGGAGAGGGTCTCGGCGCGGCTCTCCAGGTGGAGGAGCTCGGGCGACTCCAGGACGGGCATGGCGAAGAGCCGCCGCGCCGGGCCGTCCGGCCCCGACGGAAGCTCCGCCTCCGCGGCCATCAGCGCCTCCAGGAACGGAACGCCGCGCTCCTCGGTGAACTTGGGCAGGACGAATCCGGACAGCAGCCGGATGCTCGGGCCGAGTCTGCGGACCAGGTCGGGTATCTGCTCGGCGGCGCGGACCCGGATGAAGAGCAGCGGCGGCTCGACGCCCCGCTCCGCGAGGTCGGCGAACTGCCGGACCAGGTTCTCCTCGGCGTCGGCGACCTCGGCGTCGTCGATGGAGTCCTCCAGGCAGACCACCATGGAGACCACACCGCGCGCGGCCTGTTTCAGGATGTCCTCGGCGAGCCGGGGACGGGTGGCCGGGCTGTAGAGCGTGGCGCCCAGGGCGGGCGCGAGCAGGTGGGGCGGGGAGTCCGCGGTGAAGGCACACGGCTCCCGGTGGAAGAGGCGGTGCCGCACCTCTGGGGCGATATGCCCGAAATGACGCATGTGATTCCCTGCTATCGCCTGTTTCGTCGACGTGGGCCGTTCTGATGTGGCCGGTAATAGTACGTAGAGACGGGTGCCGGGGGTTCCCTCCGGGCATGAACTTCAGGTAACCCGGCCATGTCACACATGCTCACCACACAACCGTCGCACGCTCGCACCACCCGCAGGTCAGGAGCATGGTGACGCGGCCGGGACCTTGGGCCCCCCGCGTTGTCCCACCCCTGCGGGGGAAGGCAGGATGACCGCATGACGCACGCGATGTTGAAGGGGTCGAACGTCCCTCTCGAAGCCTCGGCCGTCCGGGCCGTGCTGCGCTGGACCCCCGGACAGGGCGTCCCCGACGTCGACGCGTCGGCGCTGCTGCTCGGCGGCGACGGGCGGGTGCGCTCGGACGAGGACTTCGTCTTCTACAACCAGCCGCGCCACCCGGCGGGCAAGGTCTGGCGGCTCGGCAAGAAGCGGACCGCGGAGGGTCTGACGGACACCATCCAGACGGACCTGGCGGGCATGGACCCGGCCGTCAGCCGCGTGCTCCTCGCCGCGTCGGCGGAGGGCGTCGCCTTCGAACACGTGCCGGCGCTGCGGATCCTGCTGTACGACGCCACCGTCACCGACGGCGAGCCGCTCGCCCACTTCGACATCACCCCGCAGACCGGTGAGGAGACCGCGCTGATCTGCGGGGAGCTCTACCGCCGTGGCGAGGGCTGGAAGTTCCGCGCCCTCGGCGAGGGGTACTCCAACGGCCTGGAGGGCCTCGCCTCCGACTTCGGCATCTCCGTGGACGACTCGGACTCCGCGGCTCCGGAGCCCTCGCCCTCGGCATCCTTCCCGCTGCCGCCCCAGCAGCCCATGCCGCAGCACCAGCCCGCCCCGCAGTCGCCGCCGCAGCCCTCGTACGGCTACCCGCCCGAGCCGCCCCGGCACCCGGCGCCCCAGCCCTCCTACGGCTATCCGCCGGCCGCGCCCACCCAGCCGACCCCGGTCGTGCAGCCGGCCCCCGTCGCCCAGCCGTCGTACGGCTATCCGCAGCCGGTGGCCCCGATGCCGGACCCGAACTTCCGGCTGCCTCCGCAGGGGCCGCAGTTCCTGTCCCGCTGACGGGGCCCGCACGGGTCAGCCCACCTTGGACTTGTAGCCCCGGCCCCACTGGAGCCCCCAGCCGTACAGCCGGTCGAGCTCGGCCTGGAAGCCGTAGACGAACTTGACCTCGCGGCGCACGATCAGTTCGTCCTTGACGTTCTCGATGGAGACCACGGCGCACGAGCGGGCCTGCGGCTGCCGCTCGTCCAGGTCGATCTCGATCCGGGGGCCGTTGCTGGGGTAGAGCGTGACCTTCGCGTGGGTACGGTCGAACGCCGGCGTCTGGTCGTAGATGTACACGAAGACCAGCAGCCGCTTGATCGCCTCGCGGTGGTCGAGGTTCACGTAGAGCGTCTCGCCCGAGCCCGACCCGAACCGGTCGTCGCCGCTGCCCTTCACATACGGCGGGGAGTTGAGGCTCCCGAGGAAGTGGCCCAGCGGCTGCACCACGCCCTTGTCGCCGTCGGCCAGCTCGTACAGACAGCCCAGGTCGAGGTCGACGTTGACCATGCTCTGCGTGTGCGCCTGGACCGGCTCGGGCCGGAACATCTGGAGGGGGTGCCGCAGCAGGCCGCCGCCGCGCGGCTTGCCGATGAGGTCGGACGTCCGCATCTGCCAGGACAGGTTGACGCGCAGGTTGCCGGTGGCCGCGCCCTGTTTGGAGAGCGAGACCGTCGGGTGCCGCTTGGTCAGTTCGATGGAGTTGGTGGCGGCGCTGCCCGATTCATAGTCCGTCGAACGCCCACGCCACAGTCCGTCCCAGAAGGACATTCCGCCCCCAAGTGCCCTTGTGCCGCCTACGAATACCGACGGGGCGGCCATGAGGACATCTCCTCGACGGCCGCCCCGCACAGAGCGTTCCTCGCCTTGGCCGTCGTCACACTCCGGGAACCGGAATCGGACAGCGCGGTGAGGGAATCGGTCAGTCTCAGACGCCCGAGGAGACCTCCGCCTTGTCTCCGGAGCTCCCTTGCCCCTCGGCCGCCGCGATCCGCTTGTTCCTGATCACCGACGAGATGAAGGACCAGGCGATCAGGATGACGCCGACGGAACCGGTGATGACCTCGTGGATCTCGTACTGGATCGTGACCAGGAGGATCACGGCGAGGGCGCCGATCGCGTAGTGCGCGCCGTGCTCCAGGTACACGTAGTCGTCCAGGGTGCCCTGGCGGACCAGGTAGACCGTGAGGGACCGGACGTACATGGCGCCGATACCGAGGCCGAGAGCCATCAGCACGATGTCGTTGGTGACGGCGAAGGCGCCGATGACACCGTCGAAGGAGAACGACGCGTCCAGGACCTCGAGGTAGAGGAACATGAAGAACGCGGCCTTGCCGGCCAGGACGACGGCAGGAACCTTCTTGCCCGACTTCGCGGCGGCTTCCTCCTGCTCGTGCTCGCGCTCCTCCTCTTCCTCGAGCTTGTTCTCGAAGTAACTGGAG
This window encodes:
- a CDS encoding PRC and DUF2382 domain-containing protein, giving the protein MTQGEGFTNPDGLTGLTAYDRTGEKIGSVEQVYLDDRSGRPEWVTVKTGLFGMKQSFVPLAGARRQDDQLHVATTKEAVKDAPRIDADQHIEPGEEHELYAHYGLTRPESTTRGAAGRAPAAGMRGREGMREREGMAGAGAGAGMVGAGAASRSTGRDDSKSDEMIRSEERLRVGTEEEVVGQARLRKVVVTEDVKTSVPLSHEEVRVVREPIREGDGTRATIGEAEAEVTLHAEKAVVRKESVPVERVRLETERVTETEEVSDTVRKEQIEYDRAKGERGAKGEGWRDRKQGPRH
- a CDS encoding HAD family hydrolase, coding for MTPTPTTVVASDLDRTLIYSTAALGLTMPDAQAPRLLCVEVYEGKPLSYVTETAAGLLAELARTGVFVPTTTRTREQYGRIHLPGPAPKFAVCANGGHLLVDGVSDPDWQATVARRLAAECATLDEVRGHLVRTADPAWLLKERVAEDLFAYLVVERALLPEEWVKELAVWAEERGWTVSLQGRKLYAVPKPLTKSAAVREVARRAGADEILAAGDSLLDADLLLAADRSWRPGHGELADTGFVAAGLTVLPERGIAAGEKIAGAFLSAVRPQ
- a CDS encoding sugar kinase, giving the protein MSNAPDVLTFGETMVALRGNGPLKLGGSMDVSVAGAESNVAIGLSRLGHAVRWSGAVGDDEAGELVLRTLRAEGVDVGAATRDPSAPTGLLLFEPRLPDVTRVHYYRAGSAGSRLTPDAVDAAFAAGAPRVLHLTGITPALGPSAAEACRRALRLARDHGTQVCLDVNFRSRLWSSDEASAELCGWLPHVDVLIASDDELPLCLPSARTASPEPEKTLLAGGIRELVVKLGSRGATVHTADNTLHSPARQVHAVDAVGAGDAFVAGYLSALLDGADVATRLDRAITTGAFAVASRGDWEGAPTRAELRLLSADPGTVVR
- a CDS encoding bifunctional 4-hydroxy-2-oxoglutarate aldolase/2-dehydro-3-deoxy-phosphogluconate aldolase, with product MFDSAPSSPSSPSSPPSPSSPSFLAALRARRLVAIVRGSDPDASFRTVMTLVESGVPLVEVSLSGADAPGVLRRARAELGADAWLGAGTVLTADDAHRAADAGANLIVTPGLGAGVDEAVRLGLPVLGGVLTPTDVIAARTAAVTALKIFPASAMGGPTYLKALRAPFPDVPFVPVGGVDAVAAEAYLELGAVAVGVGSPLIGDAADGGDLDGLRGRAAEFVRVTEEAATR
- a CDS encoding FmdB family zinc ribbon protein, which gives rise to MPRYEYRCRSCGDTFELSRPMAESSAPATCPAGHGDTVKLLSTVAVGGSASSSPSPAAGGGGCCGGGCCG
- a CDS encoding phosphoribosyltransferase, with translation MTHISENENENNEDGNAVPDAPVWSGSWVAERLGVVLDGDDALRGMLGLALRRNPKRAHLLVSNVLGKHVPQLPSVVYAAGHDLGVRVRNLLGDEEAGRAVVLGYAETATGLGHAVADGVALAPYLHSTRRPVEGVARAGGFEESHSHATSHLLLPEDPRLLAGDGPLVLVDDEFSTGNTVLNTVRALHERFPRERYVIVALVDMRSPEDQGRLDGFAREIGAHVDLVAAASGTVRLPDGVLEKGQALVAEHEGHAGHEDAAALPLPQPRQGRGPIGHVDRVGRVELGWPAGVPDGGRHGFTPAHRAALDAALPGMAARIADALPESARSGRVLVLGFEELMYAPLALGVELERRTGAEVRFSTTTRSPVLAVDDPGYAIRTRLAFPAHDDPADGPGTRYAYNVAGAGFDAVVVVVDSVADTPELHAPDGLLAQLAAHTGHVLLAVVPSYTPECAPEHVSERSRMLPEPLRGPAFSSYAPEDVGWLLQDLSDVTLEAPTEEREEAIQSGGAHYAESLPVEYQPSERYQELFHAALDTSAARIAHAVGTVTETVLAERSPRPVLVSLARAGTPVGVLMRRWAAHRHGLDLPHYAVSIVRGRGIDANALRWLAAHHDPADIVFVDGWTGKGAITRELADAVREFEAAGGPAGFSPEIAVLADPGSCVRTYGTREDFLIPSACLNSTVSGLISRTVLRADLVGPDDFHGGKFYRELADADVSRHFVDAVAARFDEVADAVDVRVKELLSADRAPTWEGWAAVERISEEYGIHDVNLVKPGVGETTRVLLRRVPWKILARKGAGADLDHVRLLAEQRGVPVEEVDELPYTCVGLIHPQYTRGATGADGKAVSSR
- a CDS encoding DUF4097 family beta strand repeat-containing protein; the encoded protein is MAAVRTRRPRDARRPRAARALAAVGGTVAVVLLVGACGADADDDTEPEQRTFTQAGKTLTVESSDSSLELVPAGPGAKGVKVTRWFHGETVLGGDPKVTWEMDGDRLKLGMSCSGIIANCSAKHRVEVPRGVSVNVENKDGRVTASGFRDAMKVRSRDGSVTVKDARAALDLHSSDGAITVEGVTGALDLRSSDGSVTARDVTSRRVGVDARDGSVRLELAAVPDRVEARSKDGSVDIAVPGSKDGERVRYDVRTETSDSAVDVSVPKDDSSPHHVSVHSADGKVTVRSAN